A genome region from Triticum aestivum cultivar Chinese Spring chromosome 2B, IWGSC CS RefSeq v2.1, whole genome shotgun sequence includes the following:
- the LOC123038834 gene encoding ethylene-responsive transcription factor 1B-like, protein MEQQHNDHSAMGVATPSCSSSTTSSLDSFPFDSSLSSGEMLDAERSPRPKKRALSAAPSYIGVRARPWGRFAAEIRDSTRGGARVWLGTFQTAEAAAMAYDQAALSSRGAATALNFPLERVQDSLCALGATATGSCMGGSPVLALKWRHSCRRRRNKAEILNDAATARVKKKKRFIVELVDLGAEYLDELLRITCNTAY, encoded by the coding sequence ATGGAGCAGCAGCACAATGACCACAGTGCCATGGGCGTCGCTACTCCCTCCTGCtcatcctccaccacatcatctttggACTCGTTTCCATTCGACTCGAGCTTGAGTAGCGGCGAGATGCTTGACGCGGAAAGGAGTCCTCGGCCCAAGAAGCGAGCACTCTCGGCAGCACCGTCGTACATCGGCGTGCGCGCGCGGCCGTGGGGACGGTTCGCGGCGGAGATCCGAGACTCCACGCGTGGCGGcgcacgggtgtggctgggcacgttTCAAACTGCCGAGGCCGCCGCGATGGCCTACGACCAGGCGGCCCTGTCCTCGAGGGGCGCGGCCACGGCGCTCAACTTTCCCCTGGAGCGTGTCCAGGACTCGCTCTGCGCGCTCGGCGCCACCGCCACTGGCTCGTGCATGGGAGGTTCGCCCGTCCTGGCGCTCAAATGGCGCCACTCCTGTAGACGGAGGCGCAACAAAGCCGAGATATTGAACGATGCGGCGACAGCCAGGGTGAAAAAGAAGAAACGGTTCATCGTGGAGCTGGTGGACCTGGGTGCCGAGTACCTGGACGAGCTTCTCAGAATTACCTGTAATACAGCTTACTAG